The following proteins are encoded in a genomic region of Glycine max cultivar Williams 82 chromosome 18, Glycine_max_v4.0, whole genome shotgun sequence:
- the FAD3C gene encoding microsomal omega-3 fatty acid desaturase, which translates to MVQAQPLQHVGNGAGKEDQAYFDPSAPPPFKIANIRAAIPKHCWEKNTLRSLSYVLRDVLVVTALVAAAIGFNSWFFWPLYWPAQGTMFWALFVLGHDCGHGSFSNSPLLNSIVGHILHSSILVPYHGWRISHRTHHQNHGHVEKDESWVPLTEKVYKNLDNMTRMMRFTLPFPIFAYPFYLWSRSPGKEGSHFNPYSNLFSPGERRDVLTSTLCWGIMLSVLLYLSLTMGPLFMLKLYGVPYLIFVMWLDFVTYLHHHGYKQKLPWYRGQEWSYLRGGLTTVDRDYGWINNIHHDIGTHVIHHLFPQIPHYHLIEATKAAKAVLGKYYREPQKSGPLPLHLIKYLLHSISQDHFVSDSGDIVYYQTDSQLHKDSWTQSN; encoded by the exons ATGGTTCAAGCACAGCCTCTACAACATGTTGGTAATGGTGCAGGGAAAGAAGATCAAGCTTATTTTGATCCAAGTGCTCCACCACCCTTCAAGATTGCAAATATCAGAGCAGCAATTCCAAAACATTGCTGGGAGAAGAACACATTGAGATCTCTGAGTTATGTTCTGAGGGATGTGTTGGTAGTGACTGCATTGGTAGCTGCAGCAATCGGCTTCAATAGCTGGTTCTTCTGGCCACTCTATTGGCCTGCACAAGGCACAATGTTTTGGGCACTTTTTGTTCTTGGACATGATTg TGGTCATGGAAGTTTTTCAAACAGTCCTTTGTTGAACAGCATTGTGGGCCACATCTTGCACTCTTCAATTCTTGTACCATACCATGGATG GAGAATTAGCCACAGGACTCACCATCAGAACCATGGCCATGTTGAGAAGGATGAATCATGGGTTCCG CTTACAGAGAAAGTTTACAAGAATCTAGACAACATGACAAGAATGATGAGATTCACTCTTCCTTTCCCCATCTTTGCATACCCCTTTTATTTG TGGAGCAGAAGCCCTGGAAAAGAAGGCTCTCATTTCAACCCTTACAGCAACTTGTTCTCTCCTGGTGAGAGAAGAGATGTGCTAACTTCAACTCTGTGTTGGGGCATCATGCTTTCTGTGCTTCTCTATCTTTCCCTCACAATGGGTCCACTTTTTATGCTCAAGCTCTATGGGGTTCCCTATTTG ATCTTCGTCATGTGGCTGGATTTCGTCACGTACTTGCATCATCATGGTTACAAGCAGAAACTGCCTTGGTACCGTGGCCAG GAATGGAGTTATCTAAGGGGTGGTCTTACAACAGTAGATCGCGACTATGGTTGGATCAACAACATTCACCATGACATTGGCACCCATGTTATCCATCACCTTTTCCCTCAAATTCCACATTATCATTTAATCGAAGCG ACTAAAGCAGCAAAGGCAGTGCTAGGAAAGTATTATCGTGAGCCTCAGAAATCTGGGCCATTGCCACTTCATCTAATAAAGTACTTGCTCCACAGCATAAGTCAGGATCACTTCGTTAGCGACTCTGGCGACATTGTGTACTACCAGACTGATTCCCAGCTCCACAAAGATTCTTGGACCCAGTCCAACTAA